From the genome of Psychrobacter sp. M13:
AAACTTATCCACAGCAAGTATGCTTTTGTGAAAAAAATAAAATATAGCTACATATGTAGTAGACCCTTTGCGCTATAACGTTTTCGAGATTTAAATAAAAATATATTTACAAGTTTAGTTTCACATGAAACAAAGTTATACACAGTTTCATGTGAAACTATCAAACACTTATCAATATCTAGTTATATTTCAATTTTAAACATTTATTTGGCAATGAACGATTTGACTAACCCAGTGGCTTAGAGTGCTGTCAGAGTAATCTTAATGTCTGATTCCATATGTTCAACGTTATGATACTTAAACCGCAGCTGCTGAGCTAACGTCAAAGGATTGAAGTTAATCATAGCTTGCGCTTGCGACCCCAACAGACAAGGTGCTTGATAGACAATAAGTTCATCAACTAACTGCTGGCTTATAAAGCTACCTGCGACACTAGCCCCTGCCTCAACTAAAACATCATAGCACTGATGCTCACTGACCAAACGTTTTAGCAACATCGATAGATCATCATCGCGCCAATATAAGGTATCGGCTTGCTGACAGAGTTTATAAGATGACTTAGTATCATAAGCCAAACGCTCGCTTCTATCGAGTATCACAACCAGTGGCTGAGGAACCTTTTCTACGTCTATGCCTAAGTGGGTTGAGCGTACATTTAGCTTAGGATTATCAGCAATAACCGTCTGACTACCTGTGATAATAGCCGCACTTTTTGCTCGTAGCTTTTGCACATCCTCTCTTGCCGCTGCACCAGTAATCCACTTCGACTCACCTGATGCCATTGCCGTACGCCCATCAAGACTAGTGGCGATTTTTAAGCGTACATAAGGCATTTGTGTACGCATCGCCTTCAAAAAACCTTGATTTAAGGCTTCAGCTTGCTCAGCTAGCACGCCCACTCTCACAGTAATACCAGCCTGCTGTAATAACGCTACCCCGCGACCTGCTACTTTTGGATTAGGATCGAGTCCTGCGATGACCACCCGTTTGATACCAGCCGTTATTAAGGCTTCTGCACAAGGCGGCGTACGCCCTGTATGACTGCATGGCTCCAAGGTAACGTAAGCGG
Proteins encoded in this window:
- the ribD gene encoding bifunctional diaminohydroxyphosphoribosylaminopyrimidine deaminase/5-amino-6-(5-phosphoribosylamino)uracil reductase RibD, giving the protein MPTITPDQNAQDNYFMMLAVEQARLGMYTTRPNPAVGCVIVQAEQMVGQGFHPQAGLPHAEVFALKDAGDRAAGATAYVTLEPCSHTGRTPPCAEALITAGIKRVVIAGLDPNPKVAGRGVALLQQAGITVRVGVLAEQAEALNQGFLKAMRTQMPYVRLKIATSLDGRTAMASGESKWITGAAAREDVQKLRAKSAAIITGSQTVIADNPKLNVRSTHLGIDVEKVPQPLVVILDRSERLAYDTKSSYKLCQQADTLYWRDDDLSMLLKRLVSEHQCYDVLVEAGASVAGSFISQQLVDELIVYQAPCLLGSQAQAMINFNPLTLAQQLRFKYHNVEHMESDIKITLTAL